Proteins co-encoded in one Anguilla anguilla isolate fAngAng1 chromosome 16, fAngAng1.pri, whole genome shotgun sequence genomic window:
- the LOC118215813 gene encoding carbonic anhydrase 7-like isoform X2: MTSNCWGYGEDDGPFFWHKGYPIAQGNRQSPINIVTSETVYDSSLSPLIVSYEHCTSISISNNGCSVAVEYADTEQGPVIEGGPLSDAYRLKQFHFHWGHKDYHGSEHTVDGKTYASELHLVHWNTSKYQTFREAAAASDGLAVLGVFLEAGEEHQGLLKITDALNMGRTADLKEFNPKCLLPKNLKYWTYPGSLTTPPLHESVIWIVFEEPIEVAKKQMEKFRMLLFSQEEEDEKFMENNFRPPQPLKGRQVCASYN, from the exons ATGACTAGTAATTGTTGGGGGTATGGAGAAGACGACG GTCCCTTCTTTTGGCACAAAGGCTACCCTATTGCCCAGGGAAACCGGCAGTCTCCAATCAACATTGTTACCTCTGAGACTGTGTATGACTCTAGCCTGTCCCCGCTCATTGTCTCATATGAGCACTGCACCTCCATCAGCATTTCAAACAACGGGTGCTCTGTGGCTGTGGAGTATGCGGATACTGAACAGGGGCCAG TAATTGAGGGAGGCCCTCTAAGCGATGCCTACAGACTGAAGCAGTTCCACTTTCATTGGGGTCACAAGGATTATCATGGTTCTGAGCACACTGTTGATGGGAAGACTTATGCGTCAGAG CTTCACCTGGTCCATTGGAATACTTCCAAGTACCAGACATtcagagaagcagcagcagcttccGATGGCCTTGCTGTTCTTGGAGTCTTCCTAGAG GCTGGGGAGGAACATCAAGGTTTACTCAAGATAACGGATGCTTTGAATATG GGTCGCACTGCAGACTTAAAGGAATTCAATCCAAAGTGCCTTCTTCCAAAAAATCTCAAGTACTGGACCTACCCTGGTTCCCTGACCACACCCCCACTCCATGAGAGTGTTATCTGGATTGTTTTTGAAGAACCCATTGAGGTGGCCAAGAAACAG ATGGAAAAgttcagaatgctgctgttcAGTcaagaggaggaagatgagaaaTTCATGGAAAATAACTTCAGACCACCTCAGCCACTGAAGGGCAGGCAAGTCTGTGCTTCCTACAACTAA
- the LOC118215813 gene encoding carbonic anhydrase 7-like isoform X1, giving the protein MTSNCWGYGEDDGPFFWHKGYPIAQGNRQSPINIVTSETVYDSSLSPLIVSYEHCTSISISNNGCSVAVEYADTEQGPVIEGGPLSDAYRLKQFHFHWGHKDYHGSEHTVDGKTYASELHLVHWNTSKYQTFREAAAASDGLAVLGVFLEAGEEHQGLLKITDALNMVKFKGRTADLKEFNPKCLLPKNLKYWTYPGSLTTPPLHESVIWIVFEEPIEVAKKQMEKFRMLLFSQEEEDEKFMENNFRPPQPLKGRQVCASYN; this is encoded by the exons ATGACTAGTAATTGTTGGGGGTATGGAGAAGACGACG GTCCCTTCTTTTGGCACAAAGGCTACCCTATTGCCCAGGGAAACCGGCAGTCTCCAATCAACATTGTTACCTCTGAGACTGTGTATGACTCTAGCCTGTCCCCGCTCATTGTCTCATATGAGCACTGCACCTCCATCAGCATTTCAAACAACGGGTGCTCTGTGGCTGTGGAGTATGCGGATACTGAACAGGGGCCAG TAATTGAGGGAGGCCCTCTAAGCGATGCCTACAGACTGAAGCAGTTCCACTTTCATTGGGGTCACAAGGATTATCATGGTTCTGAGCACACTGTTGATGGGAAGACTTATGCGTCAGAG CTTCACCTGGTCCATTGGAATACTTCCAAGTACCAGACATtcagagaagcagcagcagcttccGATGGCCTTGCTGTTCTTGGAGTCTTCCTAGAG GCTGGGGAGGAACATCAAGGTTTACTCAAGATAACGGATGCTTTGAATATGGTAAAGTTTAAA GGTCGCACTGCAGACTTAAAGGAATTCAATCCAAAGTGCCTTCTTCCAAAAAATCTCAAGTACTGGACCTACCCTGGTTCCCTGACCACACCCCCACTCCATGAGAGTGTTATCTGGATTGTTTTTGAAGAACCCATTGAGGTGGCCAAGAAACAG ATGGAAAAgttcagaatgctgctgttcAGTcaagaggaggaagatgagaaaTTCATGGAAAATAACTTCAGACCACCTCAGCCACTGAAGGGCAGGCAAGTCTGTGCTTCCTACAACTAA